From the genome of Flavobacterium sediminis:
GAATACTGCCGAAAATAATACCTCAGCCGGTTCTGTAACGATCACATCTTCTTCAGCTACTTTAAATCTCGGTCCTAATGATACTGTGGTTAAAGCTTATCTTTACTGGGCAGGAAGCGGCGATGGGGATTTTGATGTTCAGTTAAACGGCAATGCAATCACTCCTGATCGTACCTTTAGCCATAGCCGTTTTTTTTCGCCCAATACGTATACTTATTTCAGTGCTTTCAAAGATATTACCTCTTACGTACAAAGTTATGGAAATGGTACATACGAACTTTCCGGGTTAGACATTTCTGCCTATGAAAGTTTACATCTTATTCGAAAAACTAACTTTGCAGGCTGGGCCATTTTAATCGTTTATGAAAATCCGGTCTTTCAACTCAATCAGATCAATATTTATGATGGTTTACAAGGTGTTCCGGATAACCTTAGCATTAATCTGACCAATCTTAACGTTTTAGATAACAACGGTGCTACTGCCGGATTCATCGCTTGGGAAGGTGATGCCGTTTTACCTACGGAATCCTTTTATATCAATAGTCAGGTTCTGAGTAACGCTCTTAATCCGGCCAATAATGTTTTTAACGGAACTAATAGTGTTACGGGATCTAATACTCTATATAATATGGATCTGGACATCTATAATATTCAAAATTATATCCAAGTCAGTGATACAGATGCTTTGATTGAACTAACATCTTTTCAGGATTTTATCATGATTAATGCTGTTGCTGTAAAACTGAATAGTCAACTGCCCGACGCTACTATTGTTTTGAATGATTACAGCACAAGTTGTAATTCCGACTCAATAACTGTTGATTATACCGTTTACAATGTTAATAGTACTGAGATCCTTCCGGAAGATACTGCCATTGGCTTTTATGTCAACAACACCTTGATCGGAACTACGTTTACACAAAATCCTATTGCCATCGGAGCCAATGAACAAGGTTCGGTGACATTAACAATTCCGCCGGACGCAACGGAAATTTTCATCCTTACTGCTACTGTTGATTATGATAATACTATTTTAGAATTAGTAGAAACTAACAATTCTTTTGAAATGGAAATAACACAGTGGTTATCTCCTCCGTTTGCTACTTTAGAAAACCTTACCTCTTGCAATTTAGGACTTACCAAAGGTAATTTTGACTTTTCGGCTTATGAAGAGTCGGTTACAACCAATGCTGATCATTCGGTTACTTTTTATAATTCCTATGAAGATGCCGAAAATGAACAAAATGAAATCCTCAATACAATGAATTATGAGGCTTTAACGACTCCGGAAACTATTTATGTAAGAATTGAAAATGAATTTGGCTGCTATAGTATTACCTCATTTGACCTGATCGTCCGAAATTGTCCTCCGACAATTTACAATGCAGTCTCTGCCAATAATGATGGTTATAACGATGATTTCTTCATTGACGGATTGCGGGATATTTTTACCGACTTTAAACTGGAAATTTACAATCGATGGGGTAAATTATTATGGACAGGTAACAATAATGTTCCGAATTGGGACGGTTATGTTAAAGATGGATTTGCCGGTAATAAAGCTCCTGAAGGTACTTATTTCTACATTTTATACCTTAACGACGAAGACTATCCCGAAGCCTTAACCGGATACCTGTACCTTACCTATTAATTACATATTTTGCGTATAATAGTTGTAATCTTTCAATAGTGTTTTGATGAAATCCTGATCGTTTCCGGACTGGTTCTTTATTCCGGTTACTTCAATGACCTTTTCCCGTAGTTTTATAATGGTATTAAAGTCTCTCATAGCTATTGCTTTTTCAAAGTTCTCTTTGATGATCCGCATATCATTATCTGATAATTTGATAACTAACGGATACGTAGGTACATAATCATCATTGATCTCCTGTAAAATTGTATGATTGATATTAATTTTATTCTTTAAAGAGATCACTGCCGTACCGGCTGCAATATCTCCTAGCCTCTGATTGCGCTTGTTTATAATCATAACGATTAAAGCAAACAAACCATTCCCAACGGTTAATTCCACAATACGGAACAACCATCGAATTAAATAATCTCCAAAACCTGCCTGATAACCGTCCAGTTTGATCACTTTTATTTTTGCGATCTTCTTACCTATGGTTTGTCCCTCCCACAGGCTTTCCTGAACTAAAGAATAGAACATGACCGGTAAACCGATCAACGAAATGACAGCCATAATTGACCAAGGATCTAAACCTGTAAAAAAACGGTCAAAATCAGTCAGTTCAAATAAAAAAACAACTAAAATAATGTATGCTGCCTTAACTAAAATATCTAAGATCTGAGCCAATAACCTATCTCCTACAGTCGCAGCTGTAAAATTTATAGTAACATTTTGTGTAGTGTTTATGGTTAATTGCATCTTAATTTATATTTTAGCACTCCCATGAGAGAGGTCGCATTTATTAAACAAAATAAAGAAAAATGGCTTAATTTTGAACAAGCTATTTTTGGCAAAGCTAAAAAAAATCCTGATGATTTGGCTAGTTTATACGTTCATTTAGTCAATGATTTGTCTTATGCTCAGACTTATTACCCGAAAAGCAAGACAACCATTTATCTAAATTATTTAGCGGCACAAACCTATCAAAAAATTTACAAAACAAAAAGAACTGAGACCAATAGAATTCAGTATTTTTTTACAACAGAGGTTCCTTTACTGGTTTACCAGTACCGCAGGTACATTCTATACGCTTTTATTACATTCTTCCTGCTAACAGGGATTGGTGTGCTTTCTGCTCACAACGACGACAGCTTTGTACGACTTATTTTAGGGGATTACTATGTAAACATGACCTTAGAGAATATCAAAGACGGAAATCCTGTAGCTGTTTACAAAAGTGGCAGTAATTGGGGAAGTTTTATCGGTATCACGCTTAATAATTTAAAAGTAGGTGCCATGTCTTATTTCTGGGGAATCTTTCTAGGGATCGGTACTTTTTATGTATTGTTGCAGAACTGTATCATGCTGGGATCTTTCCAATATTTCTTTTATCAGGAAAATGTATTCTGGGAAAGTGTTCGCGGTATCTGGATCCACGGTTCAATGGAAATTTTTGCCATGGTCATTGAAGCCGGAGCCGGATTTATCTTAGGAGCCAGCATTTTATTTCCTAAAACCTATTCGCGCTTAGATTCCTTCAAAATAGGATTCAAAAACAGTTTTAAAATCTTCATCAGCACCATGCCTTTTACCTTTGCAGCAGGTTTTTTAGAAGGTTTCATTACCCGATACGCTTTAGAAATGCCTACATTTCTAAGCATTTCAATTATTTTACTTACGCTTTCAGCAATTAGTTTTTATTATCTGATCTATCCGTTCAAAGTACATCAAAAAGTAAAAAAATCAGTTACCATTGCTTAATATGAAAACAAAGAGCATCTACATAACCTTTCTATTAAGCCTTGTTATAGCCTTTCAGTCTTTAGCACAAACAGCTAGAGATTCTATTGCTAATGCTCATAGAACATTCGGAAGTGCATTAGCTGAAAAATACAACGGAAACGATTTTAATTACGAAATAGAACAAGACAGTTACGAACCCTCTTTAGGCGATAAAATTTTACGATTTCTACAAAATTTGATCTCTGATATCTTCGGTAATACTTCTGCCTCAGAAGCTTTGAGCGGTTTTCAGATCCTCATCCGCGTTCTGGCTGTTATCGTTATTCTATTTGTGGTCTATCTGATCGTCAGAATGATCATCAACAAAGAAGGAGGCTGGATTTTTAGTCGTTCAAGTAAAAAGATCAACGTAACAGAAAATGTTGAAGAAAATATCCATACCATTGATTTCAATAAAATTGTAAAAGATGCCGTAGGCGGAAAAGATTTCCGCGTTGCGATTCGTTACTATTATTTATGGTTGCTAAAATCGCTTTCCGACAGAAACATTATTGAATGGGATATCGAAAAGACGAATTCAGACTACCTATACGAAATTAACGATATGGCTTTACAAAAAGATTTCCGATTTCTTTCGTATGTGTACGAATACAGTTGGTATGGCGAATTTGAACTAACCGAAGAGGATTTCCAGAAAGCCCAAAAAGCCTTTTTAAAATCAATAGGAAAACAATAAGATGTCAAAAAAGTTAAAAATATTCATAGGAATTCTGTTCTTTCTCTGGATTGCCATCATCGCTATTGATGCCAGCCGACCGAAACCTGTTGATTGGACCGAAACCTATAAGATCAAAGACAAGAAGCCTTTCGGACTCTATATCTTTGATAACGAGTGTGACACCTATTTTAATCCGCAATCCGTTACACGATTCGGGAAAAGTCCATACGAATTTTTAGATGCTAAATACCGTTACAAAGATTCCTCTTATAGTGTCTCAGGAACGGTCTTGTACATTGACAACGAATTTGATATTGATGATGAATCCTTAAAAGAACTAATGTATTTTGCCAGTCACGGAAACTCTATCTTTCTGAGTTCTTTTGATTTTCCGAAGATCTTACAAGATTCACTTCATTTTAAAATAAGTTATGGAAATATATTTAGTGATACCTTACAACTGGAGGTTCAAAATGCAAAAAAAGAAAAGAACTATTTTGACAAAGGCACTAACAACAGTTATTTTATTGAAATTGACTCTGCTCGTACAACTGTTTTAGGGAAACAGAAATACGGCAAGAATTTTAAAAACGAACAAACCAATTTCATTAAAGTTCCCTTTGGTGAAGGCGCTTTTTACCTACACACCCAGCCGGAAGCTTTCACAAATTATTACATGCTGAAGAACCAGTCCTATGCTGAAAGTATACTGAATAATATCCCGCAAAAAGATCCTATCTTCTGGAAAGTAGATCGCTATGAAAGTGAAAATTTAGATCAGTCACCATTGCGTTTTATTTTTAGTGAACCTTCATTAAAGTGGGCTTGGCTCTTTGCACTGCTTTCTATGATCTTTTTTATGATCTTTAATGCTAAGCGCCGCCAACGAGTAGTTCCCGTTATTGAACCGTTAAAAAATACAACCGTAGAATTCACCAAAACCATAGGGAATCTGTATTATCAGGAAAAGAATCATTTGGATATCATTGAAAAAAAGATCAAATATTTACTTGAAAAAATTAGAAACGAATACTATATTGATACCTTTAATCTGGATGACTCTTTTATTAAAAGATTACATCAAAAAACCGGTAAAAATATAGACGATATTGCAAAATTGGTCCATCACATCAACCAATTACGCAGACAAACACAAGCTACAGAAGCTGATATTATTAAATTGAACGAACTGATTGAAAAATTAAATCTATAATGGAAAACTTTTTTGAAAACAATCCGCAAAACGAGACAAATGAAAATGCCGAAAATGTAAATTTTGAATCTCGTATCGATCTACAGCCCTTACAGGATGGTCTGGCTCAAATTCGTCAGGAAATCGCTAAAGTGATTGTAGGGCAAAATAAAATGATCGACCAATTGCTCGTAGCTGTTTTAGCAAACGGACATGTTTTACTCGAAGGGGTTCCGGGAGTAGCCAAAACTATTAGTGCTAAACTGTTAGCCAGGACTTTATCTCTTGATTTCAGCAGAATCCAGTTCACACCCGATTTGATGCCTTCGGATATTATCGGAACTTCCGTTTTTGATTTGTCAAAATCAACTTTTGAATTCAAAAAAGGACCGATATTTTCCAACTTTGTTTTAATTGATGAGATCAACAGGGCTCCGGCAAAAACACAAGCCGCTTTGTTTGAAGTAATGGAAGAACGCCAAATTACTGCCGACGGAACTACATACGTATTAGAGAAACCGTTTCTTGTAATTGCCACGCAAAACCCGATTGAGCAAGAGGGTACTTATCGACTGCCCGAAGCACAATTAGACCGTTTCTTGTTTAAGATCAATATCGATTACCCGAACTTAGAAGAGGAGATCCATATCTTAAATAAAGAAAATGAATTGAAAAATGAAGATAAATTAGCCGCTATCGCTACAATTTTATCTAAAACTAATATTGCTGATTTTCAACATTTGGTAAAACAAATCATCATTGAACCGCATTTGATTGAATACATTGCAAAAATAGTTTCCAATACCCGCGAAAATGCCTTTTTGTATCTGGGAGCTTCTCCAAGAGCTTCTATAGCTATTTTAAATGCTGCTAAAGGTTTCGCATCGATCAAAGGACGCGATTTTGTAACACCCGACGATATTAAAGAGGCAGCTATTCCGGTATTGCAACACCGCGTTGTTGTTACTCCGGAACGTGAAATGGAAGGAGTTAACAGTACTGAAATCATTAAACAGATCATTGATACCGTTGAAATTCCGCGATAACTAAAAACTCAATTTGAAAAAGGACAATGCCGGCATTCTATAAACAACTATACATCAATAATTTTTTCTTCTATTGTATCATGGGGATCATTGCACTATTCATAGTGTCGTTCTTTCTTCCTATGTTCTACAATGCCGCCTGGTATCTTTTGGTGTTATTAGTGGCTTTTACCACTATCGATATCCTTTTACTCTTTGCTTCCGGAAAAAAAGTAACCGCTTCTCGCCTTACTCCGGAAAAACTTTCTAATGGTGATGACAATAGCATTACTATTCATTTACAAAACTATTATACTTTTCCGGTTCTGATTAAAGCCATCGACGAAGTTCCGTATCAGTTCCAGCAACGGCATTTTGAAGTTTCCAGAAAAATTAAAACTCAGGCAAAAGATAGTTATCAATATTTCCTGAGACCTACTGAACGTGGTGAATATACATTCGGAAAACTTAATATTTATGTGTCTTCTCCGCTGCGTTTAATCAGCAGAAGATTCATTTATGAGGAAAACCAAATGGTACCCACTTACCCATCGTATATTCAATTAAAAAAATACGATTTAATGGCTTTTTCCAATAACCTCTTCCAATACGGATTAAAAAAGATAAGACGTATCGGTCATACTATGGAGTTTGAACAGATCAAAGAATACGTTCAGGGAGATGACATCCGAACGATTAATTGGAAAGCAACTGCAAAAAGAAACCAATTGATGGTTAACCAGTTTCAGGACGAAAAATCGCAAAATGTATACATGCTCATCGATAAAGGGCGTGTTATGAAAATGCCTTTTAATGGTTTAAGTTTACTCGATTATGCGATCAATGCAACTTTAGTTTTATCGAATGTAATCCTTAAAAAGCACGATAAAGCAGGGATGCTGACTTTTTCAAAGAAGGTTGAGAACATTATAGCTGCCGAAAAACGCCAGAGCCAGATGCAGCAGATCATGGAAAATCTTTACAACATAAAAACCGATTTTTTTGAAAGCGATTTCAGTCGTCTGTATGTAGATATAAAGAAAAACATCAACCAGCGAAGTTTACTTATGTTGTATACCAACTTTGAAACATTAGACGGTTTACACAGACAATTGCCTTATTTAAAAGGAATGGCTAAAAATCATTTACTGGTTGTGGTGTTCTTTAACAATACGGAACTTAATGAACTGATTCATAAAAAAGCGACCACTGTTCAAGAAATTTATGACAAAACCATTGCCGAAAAATTTGCTTTTGAAAAACGCTTAATTGTCAATGAATTAAAAAAATATGGCATTTACTCGGTTTTAACCGAACCCGAACAGTTAACATTAGACACGATCAATAAATATTTAGAAATCAAAGCTCGAGGAATACTTTAAAAATTAACCCTATATGAAAAAAGCTCTACTAACCTTTCTATTAACTATTAGCTGTACTTATTTTTCCACTGCTCAAGAAGAGGTTGACTCTCTGGCTGTTTTTTTTCAGCAGATCGAAAGTTCAATGCAGTATCAAACCGGAAAAATTGAATTTAAAAATGAAAATGCTGATATTGATATCCCAAAAGGATATAAATTCTTAGACGGAGAGCAAACCCAATATGTTTTAACCGATCTATGGGGAATATGAGAGACACAACTGTTTTGGGAGCTATTTTACCTGAAAAACTAGGCGTTACCAGTGAAAATTCTTGGATGTTTGTGATAAGCTATCACAATATCGGCTATGTAAAAGACGACGATGCCAATGACATTGATTATGATGAGTTACTGGAAGAATTACAGAAAGATTTTGAAAGTGAAAATGTTGAAAGAGAAAAATTAGGCTATGAAAAAGCGCACCTGGTAGGTTGGGCTTCAAAACCATATTATGACAATACTGCAAAAGTGCTTCACTGGGCAAAAGAAATAAAATTTGACGATAGTGAGACCAATACTTTAAATTATGATCTTAGGGTACTGGGAAGAAAAGGGATGTTTAACCTTTCGGCAGTTTCCGGTATCAACCAACTGGATGAAGTTAAAAAATCTATTCCGCTCATAACAAAAAGTGTGACATACAAAGAGGGATCACGCTATAGTGACTTTGATTCCGGAACCGATAATGTAGCAGCATGGACCATTGGCGGACTTGTAGCCGGAAAGCTACTCGCAAAAACAGGTTTTTTTGCTATTTTAGCTAAATTCGGAAAAGTTATCATTGTGGGTCTTCTCGGATTATTAGGCGCTCTGAGAAAATTCATTTTCGGAAGTAAAGAACAAGAAGTTACGAAGGAAGAAAGTATTGTTTCTACTGATAATTCCGATCCAAAAGAAACTGAGAACTAAAAGCATGATGAAAAAAATAGAATCTGTTCAGAATCCGTATGTAAAATCACTGATCCAGCTTCAGGAAAAAGCCAAGACCAGAAAACAAACCGGAACCTTTTTAATTGAAGGAAAAAGAGAGATAGAACTTGCTATAAAGGGCGGGTACACCCTGAAAACCGTCCTGTTTTTACCTCATATCTTTTCGGAAGAACAATTAGCCTCATTAAAAATTTCAAATGAAACAGAGAAAATAGAAATTTCAAAAGAAGTATACCAAAAGTTAGCCTACAGAGATACTACCGAAGGTATTTTGGCGGTGGCCGAATCCAAATCGTTAGCTCTTGAAGATTTAAAATTATCAAATAATCCGCTTATTCTGGTTGCCGAAGGTTTAGAAAAACCCGGAAATTTAGGGGCCATTCTACGTACCGCAGATGCGGCAAATATAGATGCGGTAATTATTGCTAATCCCAGGGCTGATATTTACAATCCTAACATCGTACGGTCAAGTGTAGGCTGTTTGTTTACAATACAACTTGCTGTGGGAACGTCTGAAGAAGTAGTACAGTATTTAAAAGAACACGAGGTCAACATTTTTTCGGCGACATTACAGGATTCGACCGAATACCATACTCAAAATTACACCTTGCCTACCGCTTTAGTTGTCGGAACTGAAGCGACAGGCTTAACCGCGATTTGGCGAACCGAAAGTACTAAAAACATCATCATCCCGATGCAGGGTGAAATAGACTCCATGAATGTTTCTGTTGCTGCTGCTATTTTACTTTTTGAAGCCAAACGTCAACGGGATTTCAATTAATTTTTCATTTTCCACTTAACCAACGTAGCAGTTTTGTCTTCTTTTCTTTACTTACTACAATTTCTTTTTCAAATGGAAAGGTAAGTTGAATTTTTAGCTTTCTGGGAAAATGTTCTATAGCTTCCTGAATTGCCATTTTATTAATTAAAAACTGTCTGTTTACTCGGAAAAAATTATCATCTACTTTTTGTTCTACTTCTTCTAATGAATTGGGAATATAATATACCTTTCCTGTAAAAAGCTGAACGCAATTCACTTCATTTTCCAGATAAAACATTGCTATTTTATCAAGTGATACAGGTAAAAAACGCCCCCGATAATTAATCACAAAACTTTTTTTGGTATTGTTTACTTTCTGTAAATTCCCTTGTACAGCTTCATATTTTTGAATCATATTACTGGTAATATGTTCTTTTAAATGTTCAAATTTTAACAAGGCTATTTCTAAAGTTTGTTTGCTGAATGGTTTGAGTATATATTCTATTCCACTAGCTTTAAAGGCTTCTATGGCATAATCATCATAAGCCGTACAAAAAATTACAGGAGTTTTAATATTTTCGTCTTTAATAATTTCAAAACTTAAACCGTCTCCTAATTGAATATCGCTAAAAATCAGATCAGGTCGAGGATGATTTTGGAAATACGTTTTTGCCTCTTGAACTGATTCAAGAATGACTTCAATTTCAATAGTATTGTTTATACTTTTTAGTGTTGTGGCTAATTCTTGTGCTAATAATGCTTCGTCTTCAATTATTATTATTTTCATTCTTAATTAAATTTAAACTAACGTTAAAGCTATTACCATCATTTTTAATGATAATCTCTTTGCCTGTCAATAACAAGAAACGATCTGAAAGATTACTAAGTCCTATGCCTGTTGAGAATTCTATTTTTTCTTTTGTATTGATGTTGTTAGTTATTTCTATACTGTCTTGATTTTGCCTAATTGCAATCAAAAGAGGATTCTGTTTTGTAAAATGGTTGTGTTTTATGGCGTTTTCTACTAAAGGTTGCAATGAAAAAGAAGGTAGAAAAGTAGTTTCTAAAGTAGATTCGTTTACTTTCAACTCCCAAATCAAAGAATCTCCAAACCTTATTTTTTGCATTTCTAGATAATTTAGGCAAAGAGAAACCTCATCTTTGAGTGTTGTCATTTCTTCATTATTATGAGAAATTGAAACTCTTAAAAAATCAGATAATTGCAATAAATAGTGTTCTCCTTTTTCTTGATCCGTTTTATACAACACTTTCAAAGTACTTAAGGCATTGAATAAGAAATGAGGCTGTATTTGTTGTTTTAGAAGTAAATTTTCTGCTTCTGATTTTTTAATCTCTAATTGATAATTTTTTAAATCGGTTAAGTTTTTTGTTTCTCTGACTATTACATAATCATGAAGAACTAAGACAATGATGATATATGCATTGGGAAACAGAATAAAGAAAATAATTCGTTGCGTATAGAAAATATCATCAAATATTCCTGCTAATCTTGTAAAAATAACCGATAGAATCAAAAAAATGATAAGTCCTAGTCCAAAAGACAATCCGTAACGCCAGCATTTAAACCGAATGGGATCATCATTATATTTTGCTACACAAAATTTTAAAATTATGATTCCCAGCTTCGCTATTAACAATGTATACAAACCTATCTCACATGACATTATTAATATGATAACAATATTATCTCTGATAAATAAATTGATTATAGTTATAAAAAAAGAACAAAGTACAAACAAACCGTTTGTTCGATGAAGATTTTTCATAGCTAAATTCAACACTCCTTTTTTTATAACTTCTGTCATTCTTTTTTATACGGTTTAAAACTTAATTTTGTCTTGTATAAAAGCTTTTTTCTTTATTAATGTGCTGTCTGCTTTGCTTTGTAAACGTTCTTTATCTGTAAAATAGTATTTATATTTAGCTTTTGATAAACTAATATCATAGTTGGGAATAATTCCTTTTACATCCACACCGGTTTTAAACGGAATTTGAGATTTTAATACCGATATATGATAATTATAGGAAAGGTCAACATTTTGAATTCCGCCTATTGCTAACTGATAACGGTCAACCTCGACTAAAGCAGGTAATATTTCCAAATGACTGTCTTCAATAAGCATTTCCACTTCAAGATTATCAATAGTAGCATTGCTTTTATCTTTAAACATAAATGTTTTTGCTAATTCTTTAAATGCTTCGCTTTCTGTAATTTTTAAATTCTGAGCTTTTAAAGCGGCAATACTTTTTACTGTTTTTATAACAGGTTCCATGGATTCGTTAATTGTCATCATTCCTTTTATCACAAAATCTGCTTTTCCTTCTAGTGTTTTTGCGACTGGCAATAATGTGTCAATAACCGGAACCATATCTTTGATTTGCTCCATTTCTATGTTATGAATTGACATGGAGTAAAATATTTTTGCCGAAGTTTCATCTACTGGTTTGTATTTAAATTTCGTTTGCAATTCGGCTTCATTTAATTTCAGGCTTAGATTTGACAAATTTAATTGTGATTCTTTTATACTTACATCTCCTTTTATGTTAGAAAATTCCAAATCTCCAAAGGCTAATTTGTCAACCGATGTATCTAATGAAAAATTAATATTGGCAGGAATTTTAAAAACTGATTTTTGGGTTACTGTTTTCTCGCTATCAAGTTTTTCTTCTGTCACTTTCTCTAAATTATTAACTGCCGCAGTATTGTTATGCATTGCACTCATCAACTGATTTGCATCTATATAACGGGATCTTACGGATAACGAAGCGTATAAGGTTGTGTCTTTTTTATCTCTAGGAAAAACATTGTTTATGTTTCCACTTAATCTCATTTTAGACTTTCCTAGAGCTACAAATGCATTATCTAAAGTAATATTTCTATCTTCAAAATTAACTCTGGTTTTCTTTACTAAACAAGGAATTCCTAACTCTGGAATTATTGCTACTAATTTGTTAAATGCTATAGAACCTTTAGGATACCAGTCTTTATCTTTTATCTTATCTTTTTGAACACTGAAAGTATAATTACCATCTTCTATGAATATTTTTTTATCTTTTTGACGCGCTTTTAGTTTTTGAGAAGCTAAGGCTGCTGAAAAAATAGAAGATTCTTCTCCTTTTCCCGGAATTACTTTTAAAAGAAGATTCGTATTTTCTACCTCACCTCCTATACTGTCTTTTGAAGAATAGTTGAGTTGTTCAATAGCTAAGTTTACATCAATAGGATATTTTGAACCTACTTTTTTTCCTCTGGCTAAATCGGCTTTCATTTTTTTAGAATGAATTTGATGAAAATCTTTATAATTCAGGTTTAATTGCTCTACATCTAAATGGGCTACAAAGCTTTCCATCTGATTTTTATCGACTTCTATTTCTGTCTTTTGGATATCAATCGAGATCGTGTCTTTTGGAGCTTTGAATTTTAAATTGTTCAAAAAACATTTTCCCGAAAGAATGATATTCTTATAGTCTACCTCGTTTTTTGCTAAATCATAATTTAAGTTGGTCTTTGCATCCAGAACAGCTTTCCCTTCAAAATGATAATTTGTACTCACTGGAAAAGCTTTTTTAAGTTGTGTCAAATCGATATCAGATTGTAAATCTGCTGTTATTTGAGGTGCTGTCAAAATACGTTTTACATCTGCTTTTGCATTAAGCTGAATTCCTGTTCCCTGAACAATTAATTTATGGATATCAATCTGTGTTTTTTCTTTTGCTTTCAAATCAACTAACCAATTAATGTCAGCTTCCAAAAGATTTATCGTTCCGGATGATTTTTTGTAAGCTACTTTCCCTTTTTCAATTTTTAATATTCCTTTAGATACTGGTAAACTTCCACTTCCCAAAAACCTGTGGTTGATAATTCCAATTGAGCTAGTCCATCTATATCGACGTCTTCTATGTTTAAATATTTTCTTGGTAATGCCAACCAAAGTGTTTCCAAAGAAG
Proteins encoded in this window:
- a CDS encoding AAA family ATPase — encoded protein: MENFFENNPQNETNENAENVNFESRIDLQPLQDGLAQIRQEIAKVIVGQNKMIDQLLVAVLANGHVLLEGVPGVAKTISAKLLARTLSLDFSRIQFTPDLMPSDIIGTSVFDLSKSTFEFKKGPIFSNFVLIDEINRAPAKTQAALFEVMEERQITADGTTYVLEKPFLVIATQNPIEQEGTYRLPEAQLDRFLFKINIDYPNLEEEIHILNKENELKNEDKLAAIATILSKTNIADFQHLVKQIIIEPHLIEYIAKIVSNTRENAFLYLGASPRASIAILNAAKGFASIKGRDFVTPDDIKEAAIPVLQHRVVVTPEREMEGVNSTEIIKQIIDTVEIPR
- a CDS encoding RDD family protein translates to MQLTINTTQNVTINFTAATVGDRLLAQILDILVKAAYIILVVFLFELTDFDRFFTGLDPWSIMAVISLIGLPVMFYSLVQESLWEGQTIGKKIAKIKVIKLDGYQAGFGDYLIRWLFRIVELTVGNGLFALIVMIINKRNQRLGDIAAGTAVISLKNKININHTILQEINDDYVPTYPLVIKLSDNDMRIIKENFEKAIAMRDFNTIIKLREKVIEVTGIKNQSGNDQDFIKTLLKDYNYYTQNM
- a CDS encoding T9SS type B sorting domain-containing protein, which encodes MTKKTRNLFFFILSLLSYYSYSQDVSLYTQVNGRYDFTFVGNTMNTAENNTSAGSVTITSSSATLNLGPNDTVVKAYLYWAGSGDGDFDVQLNGNAITPDRTFSHSRFFSPNTYTYFSAFKDITSYVQSYGNGTYELSGLDISAYESLHLIRKTNFAGWAILIVYENPVFQLNQINIYDGLQGVPDNLSINLTNLNVLDNNGATAGFIAWEGDAVLPTESFYINSQVLSNALNPANNVFNGTNSVTGSNTLYNMDLDIYNIQNYIQVSDTDALIELTSFQDFIMINAVAVKLNSQLPDATIVLNDYSTSCNSDSITVDYTVYNVNSTEILPEDTAIGFYVNNTLIGTTFTQNPIAIGANEQGSVTLTIPPDATEIFILTATVDYDNTILELVETNNSFEMEITQWLSPPFATLENLTSCNLGLTKGNFDFSAYEESVTTNADHSVTFYNSYEDAENEQNEILNTMNYEALTTPETIYVRIENEFGCYSITSFDLIVRNCPPTIYNAVSANNDGYNDDFFIDGLRDIFTDFKLEIYNRWGKLLWTGNNNVPNWDGYVKDGFAGNKAPEGTYFYILYLNDEDYPEALTGYLYLTY
- a CDS encoding DUF4350 domain-containing protein, whose protein sequence is MSKKLKIFIGILFFLWIAIIAIDASRPKPVDWTETYKIKDKKPFGLYIFDNECDTYFNPQSVTRFGKSPYEFLDAKYRYKDSSYSVSGTVLYIDNEFDIDDESLKELMYFASHGNSIFLSSFDFPKILQDSLHFKISYGNIFSDTLQLEVQNAKKEKNYFDKGTNNSYFIEIDSARTTVLGKQKYGKNFKNEQTNFIKVPFGEGAFYLHTQPEAFTNYYMLKNQSYAESILNNIPQKDPIFWKVDRYESENLDQSPLRFIFSEPSLKWAWLFALLSMIFFMIFNAKRRQRVVPVIEPLKNTTVEFTKTIGNLYYQEKNHLDIIEKKIKYLLEKIRNEYYIDTFNLDDSFIKRLHQKTGKNIDDIAKLVHHINQLRRQTQATEADIIKLNELIEKLNL
- a CDS encoding DUF4129 domain-containing protein — protein: MKTKSIYITFLLSLVIAFQSLAQTARDSIANAHRTFGSALAEKYNGNDFNYEIEQDSYEPSLGDKILRFLQNLISDIFGNTSASEALSGFQILIRVLAVIVILFVVYLIVRMIINKEGGWIFSRSSKKINVTENVEENIHTIDFNKIVKDAVGGKDFRVAIRYYYLWLLKSLSDRNIIEWDIEKTNSDYLYEINDMALQKDFRFLSYVYEYSWYGEFELTEEDFQKAQKAFLKSIGKQ
- a CDS encoding stage II sporulation protein M, translated to MREVAFIKQNKEKWLNFEQAIFGKAKKNPDDLASLYVHLVNDLSYAQTYYPKSKTTIYLNYLAAQTYQKIYKTKRTETNRIQYFFTTEVPLLVYQYRRYILYAFITFFLLTGIGVLSAHNDDSFVRLILGDYYVNMTLENIKDGNPVAVYKSGSNWGSFIGITLNNLKVGAMSYFWGIFLGIGTFYVLLQNCIMLGSFQYFFYQENVFWESVRGIWIHGSMEIFAMVIEAGAGFILGASILFPKTYSRLDSFKIGFKNSFKIFISTMPFTFAAGFLEGFITRYALEMPTFLSISIILLTLSAISFYYLIYPFKVHQKVKKSVTIA